A region of Marasmius oreades isolate 03SP1 chromosome 9, whole genome shotgun sequence DNA encodes the following proteins:
- a CDS encoding uncharacterized protein (antiSMASH:Cluster_9.1): MLLRIAPAIISSLTFIVVNQFYFSLLISSLAVVPFSHGLQIDVSPTVIAGSFSAVKWTRDLCNDPITFGLVSVSLDGDNESLRYLVSVWAGDVKSGTTRVVFPSLGQTVSVGSSKGNRNRNIPANLTVAGPRKTGIGSKQ; the protein is encoded by the exons ATGTTGTTGCGCATCGCGCCAGCGATAATCTCGTCTTTAACCTTTATTGTTGTCAACCAGTTCTACTTCAGTCT GCTTATCTCATCCCTTGCTGTAGTTCCCTTCTCCCATGGTCTGCAAATAGATGTTTCTCCCACCGTCATAGCTGGATCTTTTTCTGCCGTAAAATGGACTCGAGATTTATGCAATGATCCTATCACATTCGGGCTGGTATCGGTGAGCCTAGACGGCGACAACGAGAGCCTTCGATATCTGGTTTCTGTATGGGCTGGGGACGTGAAGAGTGGGACAACGCGAGTGGTGTTTCCAAGTCTAGG CCAGACAGTTTCTGTTGGCAGTAGTAAAGGAAATAGA aacaggaacatccCAGCCAATCTCACGGTTGCCGGTCCCCGTAAAACAGGTATTGGCAGTAAACAATGA